The stretch of DNA GCCGGGGTACGCCAGCCGGTTGTAGTCCTCCCACCAGCGGCCGAACTTGTTGTACCAGCCCGGGTACTTCTCCTCGAACCACTCGAAGTCCTTGTCGGTCATCGCATCGATGCGCCAGTAGTTGACCGGCCAGCCGGTGGCGAAGAACCTCGCCACCTCGTGCACGTAGTGCTTGTCGACGATGCGCTTCCACGCCTCCTCAACGAGGTCGTGCGGGATGGTCAGGCCGTACTTCTCCAGCGGCAGCAGATAACTGCGGTAGTAGTCGTCGTAGATCCAGCGCCGCCACATCTCGGCGTAGCTTTCGCGATCCTTACGCCGGTCCTTGGTGCCGTACTCGATGAAGGTGCCGATCGCGGCGTCGACGACGCAGTGGTTGTTCCACCACGCGTAGCGCATGTCACGTTCCAGCAGCGGGCGGTTACGTTCGTCGGCAAGCGCCATCAGCAGGATCGAGTAGCCGTTGGAGATGTGGCGCGACTCGTCGGACTGGACCGAGTGGAACACCGTCGGCAGCAGATAGTCCCCGTTGGCCGCGGCTTCGTCCGGCATCGCCACGAAAAGGGTGTTGGTGAAGGCAGTTTCGGCGACCACGGTCAGATAGATGTTGGCTGCGGTGATCGCGTCACCGGTGATGAACCCCTCGCCGAACTGCCGTCCGATGGTGCCGGCGTAGTTGTTGGCGAACGCCTTCTCGGTGATGTCGAACCCGGCAGGGTCGATGTAGTTGTTCATGTAGAGCTTCTTGAGGTTCATCTGGATGGTCGAGTGCCGAACCTCGTCGATCATCTGAACGGCCAGGCCGTTGTGGATCTCCGGGTTGGGCACGGCGTCGATCGCCATCGGCATCGCGCGGGCCGCCGAGATCTCAGGGAACGGGATGATGGACAGGAAGAGCTTCTGCCACTCCAGCCAGCGCTGCTGCACCTGACGGAACATGTTGCCGCGGATGGCGCCGTCCATGGCGCCGTACACGCGGTTGTCCTTCTCCTCTTCCATCGGGAAGTAGGACCGCATGATCTGCTTGAGCGGGTCCTTTTTGGGGGCCTTCTCGAACGTGTAGTCGGTGCCGAACCGGGTGGCCGGGGTCGCAAATGTCGGTTCCCAGGACAGTTCGGTGATCTTCGCGTGGGCCTTGGTCAGGCTTTGCCTGCTCAAAATGCGCCTCCTGTGTGCGAGCCGGTTCGAGGCCGGCGGGGGACGATGCAAGAACTGATAGAACCGTGTGTTCCGGCGCGCAGGCGTCTCAGTCTGAGACGCACGTCACATGCGAAGGGGCCTGTGGAGGCTGCTGCGGGCTGCGCGGCTTGTCTCAAATTGAGATGCACGTCACACCGCCGAGGTCTACCCTGCGGAGACAGCCATTGAGGACCGAGGTGCAGCCGCCATGGCTACGGATGTCACACGTATTAGCGCCGTGGGCTTACAGCGAGCCCGGGAGCAGTTCCTGAGCGCGGGGGCGCTGAACACCGACGCCGTCGCCCCCCGGGTCCTCGATTCATGGCGCCGATCTCGCGATCTGCGAGTGCATCCGGACCGGGTCGACCTGCCCTATGTCCGAGAGCCCAACACCGATTCGCCCCTGGTTCGTGCTGCGGCCCCTGTGCTGCGCCGGATCGCCTCCGACCTATCGTCTCAGGCGGTCAGCGTCATTCTGACCTCCGCAGACGGCCTGGTGCTGGAGCGCGTCACCTCCGATCCGGCGATCCTGAAGGCCCTCGACGACGTGCGGTTGGCGCGCGGCTACAGCTATGCCGAGGAATTCGCCGGCACCAACGGCATCGGAACTACCCTGGAGACCGGTGCGGCCACGTTCATTCAGGGCAATGAGCACTACGTCGGCACGCTGGGTCGGCTGGCGTGCGCGGGTTCCCCGATCCGCGATCCGATCACCGGAAAACTTCTCGGCGTCGTCGACCTGACCTGCTGGGCAAACCTTTCCGATCCGCTGCTGTTCGTGCTGGCCAAGAGCGCCGGCAGCCAGATCGAGGACAGAATCAGCGCATTCAGGACCGAAAGCGAAACCGCGCTGCTGGAGGCCTACTTGAAGCAAAACCGGCGCTATCCGGGCGGAGTGCTGGCGATCGGCGGCGACGTGGTGTTGATGAACCCCCGTTTGCGGCAGACACTGGACGCCAACGATCAGCGGACGCTTCTCGACCATGCGTCTGACCTGTGCAACGCGACGGCCGCGTCGACGGTCGTGGCCACCCTGCCCAGTGGCATGGCCGCCAAAATCACCACCGCCGACCGGATGACCACCGGCAGCCGCGGCAGCAACGTCGTGTTCCATGTGCACCTCTCGCCAGAGAGCGCGGCGGTCGGCGGAACCGGCTGTGACACCACTCGCCTGTCGATACCCACCCTTGCGGGACGCAGCAGTTCCTGGCGCCGCAGCTGCCAGCAGGTGGAGCGATGTTGCCGGGACGGCGACTGGGTGGTGTTGGAAGGCGAGAGTGGATCCGGGCGGGCCAAACTCGGGCAGGCGGTCGCACAGCATGTGGCTCCAGAGCGTGCCGTGCGGGTGTTGCGCGCGCACGACTTCGCGACCGCCGGGGATCTCGTCGCCGAGCTCGAATCCATAACGGACGACGAGGATTTCGCGGTGGTCATCGCCAATGTGGACAGCTTGACCACTGACGCGCTTGAACCGCTGGCTGCGGTGCTGCACGCCCGCGCCGGGCGGGGGTGGGTGGCCGCAACGGTCGGCGCGGGGACGCGGTCACCGTTGGTTGACATGCTGGTGCTGCCCTTCTTCACGCACACCGTCACCGTTCCCGCCTTGCGGCACCGTATCGAAGACCTCGAGGAACTGGTGCCAAACCTGCTGCGAGATCTGACCCGTGGCGCCGATGTGCGACTGGACCGCGACGCCATGCGGCAACTGGCCAAGCTGCCGTGGCCGGGCAATGTCCGGCAGCTACGCAAAGTGCTCGCCGAGACGGTCGCCTGGCAACGGTCGGGGCCGATCGGCATGGACAAGCTGCCCGCTGAATGCCGCTCTCTGGCAAGACGAAAACTCACTCAGATCGAGGCGCTGGAACGGGACGCAATAGTACGCAGCCTGCAGGAGAACGGAGGCAGCAAGGCCGCCGCCGCCGACGCGCTGGGAATGTCGCGCGCCACGATCTACCGCAAGATCAAGGAATTCGGCATCGCCTGAGATACGCGGTTCCGGCTTCGCCGACCCAATGCGTGTTCATAGACATGGTGTTCACCATGTGACGAATGTGGCTGGATAGCGGACTACCTGACCAGCGCATCCACAACAGACAGCAGGTCGGCCTTGTGCCGCGTCTCGTACGCGAGCACGGGTCCGAGCATCCGCTCGACATGGTTCGGCAAAGCGGGATCGGTGCCTCGATGAGTTATGAGGACCAGTGCAACCGATCGAGACCGGCGAACGATGGAACCGTTTGCACTCCGATCGGTGTCAGCCCGGACTGGCCATAGATGCCGACTCAGTTCCGGTGATGATGAAACCGTCCTGTCCTGTGGCACCCGGGCCTCCGGGGACGATCCAAATCTGTTCCACCGGTGCGCCTTCACGCTGAGCCGCCGCCGCTGAGTAGTGGCCCCACTGGTGGTGACCTGCACCGTGTCCGGCGGTGTGCGCACCGACGGCGAGTCCGCCGGTGAACACAGCCGCGCCAATGGCGGCAGCTCCGGCGGCGACTGCGACTGACGCTGCGATTCGGTTCCGTGTCTTCGTCGGCCAACGCCACCGCGAACGCGATTCGGCGGTAGGCGATGCGGGTCCTGCCGCCTCGATGTCGGGTGCGGGTGTCACTTCGGGTATTGGCTCGGTCGTCTCTTGCAGGTTTGGTTCAGAGGGCGGATTGCCAGGCCCTTCGGGTATTTCGGTCATATCTTGACTTTGCCGACCGATGGTGAGCGGTAGATGTGTGGCCGCGAAGACGATGCTGTGAATGATGTGTGGCGTGTGCCACATCCGACCATGCGGAGCCGAAAGCGTGTACTCCGCATGGTGATTCAAGATGCCAACTTATCTGTCGTCCGGCCGCGGAACGCACGACGCGAGATTCGACTCGCCGATGTCGCTGATCTCATGTTGACCGGCGATTCCGATGCTCCGGTCAGGGTGGCTTGATCTGGATCTGCCGCGCGGCCCGCTCTCCGCTCAGTTTGAGTAGTCGACGCAAGCGCATATTGTCGGCACGCAACGTCTCCAGCTCGCCCGAGAACCGTGCCTCCACAACCACAGTCTGCCGATGCTTGCACCAGCGATGCAGGCTGATGGGGTAGTCGCCTCGGCAAGACGCTCAGGTGACGGCGCGGATGAGTTCGATCGCTTCGGTCATCTGGTATCGCTGAACTAGCCGGCTGAAGATTTCCTCGTGCCTCTGCGTCTGCCGCCCTGCCGCACCAGATTCGGATGGAACCGCAATAAGCTGCCAGGCGCCCTGCAGCCGATGCGTCGAGTGGGGTGAACGGGTCTCGGTTCGTATCGGCAGATCTTGGCCGCGAGGGGTTTTTCAACACGAACCGTCCGATTCTGGAAAAGTTCGGAGCGATCGGAGCAGGAGAGGCGCGTGACGACCACCCATACTGAACAGCTCCCGCTGCTGACCCGGCGCGACCGCATCATGATCACCATTACGGTGATCACGTCCGTGGGCGCCGGAGTTCTGCACTTCGCCCATGTGAATGCTGTGCTGGCGTTCATCATGTCCGCGCTTGCGTTGGCAACGCTGGCATCTTTGGTCGGCCGTTCGGTGGAAGCGCTCGGAGACCGGCTCGGGCCCAACGCCACTGGGATACTGCAGACGGCGCTGGGGAACCTGCCCGAGTTGTTCGTCATCCTGTTCGCACTCAAGGCAGGCCTTTACGGCGTGGTGAAGGCCACCATCGTCGGCTCGATTCTTTCCAACGCCCTGCTGGTGCTCGGGTTGGCATTCGTGGCCGGCGGGATCAAGCACGGCCGCCAGCGCTTCGCCGCCGACGACGGGCGCACCCTAGGGCTGATGTTCACCCTCGCGGTGTTCATCCTTGCTGTCCCCTCGCTCACCGCTGCAATACACACCCCGGCGCAACCGCACGAGCGGGCGCTGTCGGTCGTCGTCTCCATCGTCATGCTTGCGCTGTTTGCACTCTCACTGCCGGCCACGCTCGGAAACCGGGCTCCCGACCCGGTTGTGCAAGTAGCTCATGAACCATCCAGAGCGTCGTCTCCCATTGTGGCCAGCCCAGATTCGGCCAAAGCCGCCAGTGCGGCGACAGCACACGGGGAATGGCCGCTGGCGATGGCCATCGGCATGCTGGCCGTCGCCGGTATCGGTGCGGCATTCGTGTCGGAATGGTTCGTCGCCGCCTTGGAGCCGGCGATGCATGCGGCGGGTATCAACGAGGTTTTCGCCGGTCTGGTGATCGTGGCCATCGCTGGCAACGCGGTCGAGAATTTCGTCGGCATTCAGCTGGCCGCCAAGAACCAGATGGACTATGCGGTTCAGGTGATCCTGCAGTCGCCCGTCCAGATCGCGCTCACCATAGCCCCGATCGTCTGCCTGGCGGCGGCATTGCTTGGCCAGCCCGGTTTCGATCTAGTGTTCTCGCCGCTGTTGTTGGCGTCGATGATCATGTCGGCGCTGGTCGCGGTGCTGGTGACCTTCGATGGTGAGTCGACCTGGTTCGAGGGGGCAGTGCTCATCGCGCTCTATGTAGCGATCGCCACGTCGTTCTGGTGGGGATGAGTGCCTCAACGATCGGTAACCCAGACGTCGCTGCTGAATGAAACGGCCGCCAGCATCAAACTGGCGGCCGTTCGTCTTGTGGCGTTGTGCGATCAGTAATCCCAGACGGCGGGTACGCACCGAAAGACGTCGCCCGCGGCTGCCACGTGGCAGACCGATGGGAACGGTAGGTGAGTGGCGACTAGCGCCTCGCCGGTCGACGCCAGCTCTTGCAGAAGACGAACCCGAACGCGGGCCGCCTCCTCGGGGTCGTGTTCGAAGCCGTTGAACCAATCGGGTTGATCGAACCCGACCTGGAACACAGCGTCGCCGGCGAACGTCAGCCGGTCACCGCGGGACGCCACGCGCACGATGCTGTGCCCGGGAGTGTGACCGCCGGTGCGGCTGACGAGGACTCCGGGTGCGACCTCGTGCTCCGTCTCGAATGGCCGCAACTGGCCGCGGTACTCGTCCAAGAACCGCGTGGCGGCCGACCGAAGCGCGTCCGGCACGCCCTCCACCATGTTGGTGTGGGAGAAGTCGGGCGCCTCCCAGAACTCTGCCTCCCGCGCAGACACGTGGATCTGCAGGTCCGGGCGCAGGCGGGCCTTCAGTCCGTCAGTGAGCAGCCCGCCGATGTGGTCCATGTGCATGTGAGTCAGCACCACGTCCGTCACGGATCCGGGATCAATGCCGGCGGCCTCCAGCCGGTGAACCGTCTGACCGGCCCGCGGGAAGTCAGGGAACTCCACGCCCAGTCCAGCGTCGACGAGGATGGTCTGCTCGCCGCTGCGCACCACGACCACATTCAGCGGCCACTCGAGTACGTCGTGCGGGAGGAACATGTCGTCCAGCCAGGTCGACAGGTCGGCAGGGTCGGCGTTGTAGGCCATCGTGGTGGCGGGTATCGGTAGCACCCCATCGCTGATCACCAAGACCTCGATGTCGCCGACCTGCTGCGCATAGCGCGACGGAACCAACTCGTCGACGCCGGTGCTACCGAGGTGTGAAATGTTGTCCAAGCTCATATTGCCTCCTGTTGACCGAATTTCCCTCCTTCCTGGTGGTACGCGAGCCGGCCCGAGAGATCATCCCGGACCGTTGGGTGGTTTGAATGTTCTGTGTCACAGGCCGTTTCCGACCTGATGGTCGAGCGCGGCGAGACTCAGTCGAGTTCGGCGAGGGCCTGGCGGGCGGCTTCTAGTTCGGCTTCGAGGGCGGCGACCTTGGCGGCCTGCTGGGAGCGCGCCTCTTCGATGACCTCGTCGATCGGGGTGGACAGGTCCTCGTGCAGTTCCTTGGCGGCGCGGGAGACGGCAGCGGCCGCGACCGCGACGTTGCGAGCCAGGTACGTAGCGCCTCGCTTGAGCTCGGCGCGCCATTCGCCGTCAGCGGTGCCGGTGACCGTAAGAGTCAGCTCAAGGGTCTTGGTCTTCTTGGCGGCGGCCTTCTTCGCAGGAGCCTTCTTCGGCTTCCCCTCGGCGGGAGCGGCAGTGCGGGTCTCGTCGGGCGTCGACGTACTTCCAGGCGCGGTGCGCTCGGTGGCAGGAACCAAGACGTCGGGAGTGTCGAAGTCGGTGGACAGGGCTTCTGCTGGCAGAGTGTCTACAGTCATCGTTGCAGCGATCTCCTTCTGAACATCGCCCGCAGTTGAGCGGGTCGGCGAGAGCCTATTGGAACATATGTTCGACCCCGGGCCAACCCGCGACTCGCCGGTTTCGCGTTCTTATTGCCGCGTGGCCGCCAAGACGATCGGCAGCTTCTCGGGGCAGTAGTAGCGAAGCGAGGCCCCGAGCAGCTGCTTCGTCGGCGCATCCCTAACTGATTGGGCCCGTTGGGTTTTCATCAGCGCCGACGCGGACCGGCGTATCGGCCGCACGCTCTCGCGGCGTCGGCCACGGGGATGGCCTCGGCCGCATCCGTACGATCTGTGGCCACCAGAACCACGGACCCATCATCGCCGCGATCGACGGCGTCATGAACGAGCGAATCACCAACGTGTCGAACAGCAAGCCCAGGCCGATCGTCGTGCCCACCTGCCCGGCCACCACCAGATCGCTGACCATCATTGTCATCATGGTGAACGCGAACACCAGGCCGGCGGACGTGACCACCGCGCCGGTGCCCGCCATCGACCGAATGATCCCGGTCTTGATGCCGGCATGGATCTCTTCTTTGAATCGGGACACCAACAACAAGTTGTAGTCGGATCCCACCGCCAACAGGATGATCACCGACATCGCCAAAACCAGCCAATGCAGCGGCTTGCCAAGGATGTGCTCCCAAATCAGCACGGACAAGCCGAACGATGTGCCCAACGACATCAACACCGTGCCGACGATGACCGCCGAAGCCATCACCGCCCGGGTGAGCAACAGCATGATGATGAAAATCAAACAGAGCGATGCTATTCCGGCGATCAGAAGGTCCCAGTTGGCACCTTCCTGCATATCCTTGTAGGTGGACGCGGTGCCCGCCATGTAGATCTTCGACCCCTCCAGCGGTGTGCCCTTGATGGCCTCGAACGCCGCGCTCTTGATCTGCGGGACGAGCTTGATGCCTTCAGGAGTGGCGGGGTCACCTTCGTGAGAGATGATGAACCGCACGGCTTTTCCGTCCGGTGAGACGAACATCTTCAGGCCGCGTTTGAAGTCGGCGTTATCGAAGACTTCTGGTGGCAGATAGAACGAGTCGTCGTTCTTCGACGCATCGAACGCCTGGCCCATCGCGCCCTGGTTCTCCTGCATCGCCTTCGTCTGGTCCTGCTGACTCTTCTGGCTCTGATACATCGTCAGCGTGATCTGCTGCATGCTCTTCATGGTCTCGATCTGAGCGGGCATGATGGCGACCAGCTGCGGCATCAACGTGTCCAGCTTTTGCAGGTCCGGCAACAGGTTCTTGATGTCGTCGGTCATGGTGTCGACACCGTCGAGCGTGTCGAAGATCGAGCGCATCGACCAGCAGATGGGAATGTCGTAGCAGTGCGGCTCCCAGTAGAGGTAGTTGCGGATCGGGCGGAAGAAGTCGTCGAAATCCGCTATGTGGTCCCGCAATTGCTCGAGATCGGCCGTGGTGACCACCATCTTGGTGACCATGCTGTGTGTGGTGGCCGCCATCTGCGTCGTGATGTTCTGCATCTTCTGCATCGTGTCGATGGTGGTCTGCATGTCATTGGCCTGCGTGAGCATGTTGGCCATGACTTTGTCCATGTAGTCCTGATTCATCTGCTGGGTGGTGCCTTGGGCGCCGACCATGAAAGGAATCGACGTGTGCTCAATCGGGACGCCCCGCGGCCTGCTGATGGCTTGCACCCTGCCGACGCCCTGGGTGTGCGCGATCGCTCTCGCAATTCGCTCGATCACCAGCATGTCCGCCGGGTTGCGCACGTCGTGGTCGGTCTCGACCATCAGCAACTCGGGGTTCATCCGGGCTTTGGGGAAATGCCGGTCTGCGGCGGCGTAGCCGATATTGGCGGGAATGTCAGGCGGAAGGTAATCGCGGTCGAAGTAGCCCGGCTTGTAGGACGGCAGCGCCAACAGCCCGATGAGCGCGAGCGCGACGGACGCGGCGAGAATCGGTCCGGGCCAACGCACTACGGCAGTCCCGACTCGCCGCCAGGTGCGGGTGTCCGTCTTTCGCTTCGGGTCGAACAGGCCGAAGCGGCTGCAGATCGTCAGTAGGGCGGGCGCCATCGTCAGCGCTGCGATGGTTGCGACGAGCATGCCGATCGCCAACGGAATGCCCAACGATTCGAAGTAGGGCAGCCTGGTGAAGTGCAGGCAGAACGTCGCGCCTGCGATGGTC from Mycobacterium sp. JS623 encodes:
- a CDS encoding aromatic/alkene/methane monooxygenase hydroxylase/oxygenase subunit alpha, which gives rise to MSRQSLTKAHAKITELSWEPTFATPATRFGTDYTFEKAPKKDPLKQIMRSYFPMEEEKDNRVYGAMDGAIRGNMFRQVQQRWLEWQKLFLSIIPFPEISAARAMPMAIDAVPNPEIHNGLAVQMIDEVRHSTIQMNLKKLYMNNYIDPAGFDITEKAFANNYAGTIGRQFGEGFITGDAITAANIYLTVVAETAFTNTLFVAMPDEAAANGDYLLPTVFHSVQSDESRHISNGYSILLMALADERNRPLLERDMRYAWWNNHCVVDAAIGTFIEYGTKDRRKDRESYAEMWRRWIYDDYYRSYLLPLEKYGLTIPHDLVEEAWKRIVDKHYVHEVARFFATGWPVNYWRIDAMTDKDFEWFEEKYPGWYNKFGRWWEDYNRLAYPGRNKPIAFEEVGYQYPHRCWTCMVPALIREDMVVDKVDGQWRTYCSETCHWTDAVAFRGEYEGRPTPNMGRLTGFREWETLHHGKDLADIISDLGYVRDDGKTLIPQPHLDLDDPKKMWTLDDVRGNTFNSPNVLLNEMSDAEREAHIAAYRTGAVPA
- a CDS encoding sigma-54-dependent Fis family transcriptional regulator; protein product: MATDVTRISAVGLQRAREQFLSAGALNTDAVAPRVLDSWRRSRDLRVHPDRVDLPYVREPNTDSPLVRAAAPVLRRIASDLSSQAVSVILTSADGLVLERVTSDPAILKALDDVRLARGYSYAEEFAGTNGIGTTLETGAATFIQGNEHYVGTLGRLACAGSPIRDPITGKLLGVVDLTCWANLSDPLLFVLAKSAGSQIEDRISAFRTESETALLEAYLKQNRRYPGGVLAIGGDVVLMNPRLRQTLDANDQRTLLDHASDLCNATAASTVVATLPSGMAAKITTADRMTTGSRGSNVVFHVHLSPESAAVGGTGCDTTRLSIPTLAGRSSSWRRSCQQVERCCRDGDWVVLEGESGSGRAKLGQAVAQHVAPERAVRVLRAHDFATAGDLVAELESITDDEDFAVVIANVDSLTTDALEPLAAVLHARAGRGWVAATVGAGTRSPLVDMLVLPFFTHTVTVPALRHRIEDLEELVPNLLRDLTRGADVRLDRDAMRQLAKLPWPGNVRQLRKVLAETVAWQRSGPIGMDKLPAECRSLARRKLTQIEALERDAIVRSLQENGGSKAAAADALGMSRATIYRKIKEFGIA
- the cax gene encoding calcium/proton exchanger, translated to MTTTHTEQLPLLTRRDRIMITITVITSVGAGVLHFAHVNAVLAFIMSALALATLASLVGRSVEALGDRLGPNATGILQTALGNLPELFVILFALKAGLYGVVKATIVGSILSNALLVLGLAFVAGGIKHGRQRFAADDGRTLGLMFTLAVFILAVPSLTAAIHTPAQPHERALSVVVSIVMLALFALSLPATLGNRAPDPVVQVAHEPSRASSPIVASPDSAKAASAATAHGEWPLAMAIGMLAVAGIGAAFVSEWFVAALEPAMHAAGINEVFAGLVIVAIAGNAVENFVGIQLAAKNQMDYAVQVILQSPVQIALTIAPIVCLAAALLGQPGFDLVFSPLLLASMIMSALVAVLVTFDGESTWFEGAVLIALYVAIATSFWWG
- a CDS encoding MBL fold metallo-hydrolase, which produces MSLDNISHLGSTGVDELVPSRYAQQVGDIEVLVISDGVLPIPATTMAYNADPADLSTWLDDMFLPHDVLEWPLNVVVVRSGEQTILVDAGLGVEFPDFPRAGQTVHRLEAAGIDPGSVTDVVLTHMHMDHIGGLLTDGLKARLRPDLQIHVSAREAEFWEAPDFSHTNMVEGVPDALRSAATRFLDEYRGQLRPFETEHEVAPGVLVSRTGGHTPGHSIVRVASRGDRLTFAGDAVFQVGFDQPDWFNGFEHDPEEAARVRVRLLQELASTGEALVATHLPFPSVCHVAAAGDVFRCVPAVWDY
- a CDS encoding DUF6319 family protein; amino-acid sequence: MTVDTLPAEALSTDFDTPDVLVPATERTAPGSTSTPDETRTAAPAEGKPKKAPAKKAAAKKTKTLELTLTVTGTADGEWRAELKRGATYLARNVAVAAAAVSRAAKELHEDLSTPIDEVIEEARSQQAAKVAALEAELEAARQALAELD
- a CDS encoding MMPL/RND family transporter translates to MSNTHVGAHPMIPRFIRLFCVPIFLGWIALVVIVNVIVPQLEVVGEAHAVSFAPKDAPSMQAMQRIGHDFQEFNSNSSAMIVLEGEQPLGDAAHKYYDGLIKKLEADTKHVQHVQDFWGDPLTATGAQSADGKAANVQVYLAGNQGETLANESVQAVRTTIDQSSPPPGVKVYVTGPTPLSNDQHHAGDKSVKLITAITMGVIFVMLLLVYRSIVTVLLVLVMMFIELSAARGIVAALGYYDLIGLSTFAVNLLTTLAIAASTDYAIFLLGRYHEARNNGEDRETAFYTMYHGTAHVILGSGLTIAGATFCLHFTRLPYFESLGIPLAIGMLVATIAALTMAPALLTICSRFGLFDPKRKTDTRTWRRVGTAVVRWPGPILAASVALALIGLLALPSYKPGYFDRDYLPPDIPANIGYAAADRHFPKARMNPELLMVETDHDVRNPADMLVIERIARAIAHTQGVGRVQAISRPRGVPIEHTSIPFMVGAQGTTQQMNQDYMDKVMANMLTQANDMQTTIDTMQKMQNITTQMAATTHSMVTKMVVTTADLEQLRDHIADFDDFFRPIRNYLYWEPHCYDIPICWSMRSIFDTLDGVDTMTDDIKNLLPDLQKLDTLMPQLVAIMPAQIETMKSMQQITLTMYQSQKSQQDQTKAMQENQGAMGQAFDASKNDDSFYLPPEVFDNADFKRGLKMFVSPDGKAVRFIISHEGDPATPEGIKLVPQIKSAAFEAIKGTPLEGSKIYMAGTASTYKDMQEGANWDLLIAGIASLCLIFIIMLLLTRAVMASAVIVGTVLMSLGTSFGLSVLIWEHILGKPLHWLVLAMSVIILLAVGSDYNLLLVSRFKEEIHAGIKTGIIRSMAGTGAVVTSAGLVFAFTMMTMMVSDLVVAGQVGTTIGLGLLFDTLVIRSFMTPSIAAMMGPWFWWPQIVRMRPRPSPWPTPRERAADTPVRVGADENPTGPIS